The window ATCCAGGACTCGGCCTATCTGTACGCGGGTGCCCGCGGTCACGACGAGATCCTGCGCCTCACCCTCGACAACGGCGCCGACCTCACCAGCACCAACCGCTTCGGCGGCACCGCCCTCATCCCCGCGTCAGAGCGCGGACTGCTCGACACCGTGCAGATCCTGCTCGATGCGGGCGTCGACCCCGACCACGTGAACAACCTGGGGTGGACGGCGCTGCACGAGGCGATCGTGCTCGGTGACGGCTCGGGGCGCTACGTCGCCGTGGTGCGCGCCCTGCTCGACGGCGGCGCCGACCCGACCATCCGCGACGGCGACGGCGTGCTCCCGCTCGACCTCGCGACCGCCCGCGGCTTCGAAGACATCGCGGACGAGCTGCGCCGGTGATGGCGCTCGACGCGTGGGCCTGGGCGGCGCTCGGCCTGGCCGCGGTCGTGATCGGCATCTCCAAGACCGCACTGCCCGGCGGCAGCATCCTCGCGATCGCGCTGTTCGCCGCGGTGCTGCCCGCCCGCACCTCGACCGCGGCCACGCTGCTGCTGCTCATGGTGGGCGACGTGTTCGCGCTCCTCGCCTACCGTCGGCACGCCCACTGGCCGACACTGCTGCGACTCGCCCCCGCCGTCATCGCCGGACTGCTGCTCGGCTTCGCCTTCCTCGCCCTGACGGGCGACGACGTGGTGCGGCGCGCGATCGGCGTGATCCTGCTGCTGATGATCGCCGTCACCCTGTGGCGACGATGGCGGCAGTCGCGCGTCGAGACGACGGTCACGCCCCGCGGCGGACTCGTGCTCGCCGGCGCCTACGGCACCCTGGGCGGCTTCACGACGATGGTCGCCAACGCCGGCGGACCCGTGATGTCGATGTACTTCCTGGCGACGCGCACCCCGGTCCAGGTGTTCCTGGGCACCTCGGCCTGGTTCTTCGCGATCATCAACGTGATCAAGGTGCCGTTCCTCGCCGGCATCGGACTGTTCACCGCGCCGGTGCTGCTGACGGACGCGCTGCTCGCGCCGCTGGTGGTGCTCGGCGCCCTCCTCGGACTGCGCGTGGCACGACGGCTCGATCAACGGGTGTTCGACCGCATCGTGATCGCGCTCACGATCCTCGGCGCGCTCTACCTGCTCTTCTGATCCCGCGCGGACCGGGTCAGTCGAGGAAGATGTCCGGGAACAGGGCGCTGTCAGGGGTGCCGGGCACGGCGGCGTAGCGCGAGAAGTCGGTCACGCCCTCGGCCTCCAGCACGTCCTCCACGATGAGCGACTGCCCCGTGGTGGTCGCGGCCGGCCGGCACAGCACCGCGTAGGCGGCGTCGGCGTAGATGTCGGCCGTGCGGCTCGCGGCCATCACCCTGTCGCCCCCGAGGAGGTTCTGCACGGCGGCGGTCGCGATGGTCGTGCGGGGCCACAGCGTGTTGGCGGCGATGCCGTCGCGCGCGAACTCGGCCGCGAGCCCGAGCGTGACCATGGTCATGCCGAACTTCGCGAGCGTGTAGCCCGTGTGCGCCCCGAGCCACTTCGGGCTGGGGTTCAGCGGCGGCGAGAGCGACAGGATGTGCGGGTTCTCGGCGTCCTTCAGGATCGGCACGGCCGCCCGCGACAGCATGAACGTCCCGCGCACGTTGACGTCCTGCATCAGGTCGTACTTCTTCGCCGAGAGGTCGAGCGAGCGCGACAGGTCGATCACGCTGGCGTTGTTGATCACGATGTCGATGCCGCCGAACTCGCCCTGCGTCTTCATGACCGCTTCGGTGATGTCGTCGTCCTCGCGCACGTCGCCGACGATCGGCAGCGCCTGGCCGCCGGCCGCGCGGATCTGCTCGGCCGCGGTGTGCACGGTGCCCTCGAGCTTCGGATGCGGGGTGTCGGTCTTGGCGAGCATGGCGATGTTGGCGCCGTCGGCGGCGGCGCGCAGCGCGATCGCGAGGCCGATGCCGCGGCTGCCGCCCGACATGAGGATGGTCTTGCCGGCGAGTGACATGGGTTCTCCTTCGGGGCGGGTGGTCAGCGCGGTGCCATGCGGATGGCGCCGTCGAGGCGGATGGTCTCGCCGTTGAGGTAGCCGTTCTCGACGATCTGCTGCGCGAGGGCGGCGTACTCGTCCGGTCGGCCGAGGCGGGCGGGGAACGGCACCTGCTGGCCGAGCGAGTCCTGCGCCTCCTGCGGCAGCCCCATCAGCATCGGGGTCTCCATGATGCCGGGGGCGATGGTGCACACGCGGATGCCGTGTCGGGCGAGTTCGCGAGCGATCGGGAGGGTCATGGCGTGCACGCCGCCCTTCGACGCGGAGTACGCGGGCTGCCCGATCTGACCGTCGAACGCCGCGACGCTGGCGGTGTTGACGATGACGCCGCGCTCCTCGTCGTGCAGTTCGTTCTTCGCGATCACGGCCGCGGCCTGCGAGATGACGTTGAAGGTGCCGACGAGGTTGATGCGCACGATCCGCTCGAAGTCGGCGAGCACCGCGGGGTTGCCCTCGCGATCGAGCACCTTGGCGGGCGGGGCGATACCGGCGCAGTTGATCACCACGCGCAGCGGGGCGGCGGCCTGTGCGGCGGCGACCGCGGCCGCGACCTCGTCGACGCTCGTGACGTCGGCGGGCACGAAGATCCCGCCCAGTTCTTCCGCGATCTCGGCACCCGCCGAGGAGGGGAGGTCGATGATCGTGACGTGGGCTCCGGCCGCCGCGAGGCGACGCGCGGTGGCGAGCCCGAGGCCCGACGCCCCTCCGGTGACGAGGGCGCCCTGTCCGCTGATCTGCATGTGAGGTTCTCCTTCGAACGTCGTGCGACATGCCTGAAACGCAGTCCCAGCCTAGGTGGTTCCTGGTTCCAGGACGAACCCGGGCCGCGGTGGTGCCGGTGCGACCGGGCGTGAGGGGACGGCGTCGAGGCGAGCCTACGACACCGCCCGTCCGGAGACGGCGTCCGCTCCTCGCGCGACCGGCCGGCCCTGAGCGTCCGCGCGTCCGGCAGGATGGGAGCATGACGATCCCCGCCGAGTCCGTCGTCGTCCCCGACCGGGTGCGCGAGCTGTCCCGCGGAGCAGACCTCGTCTGCGTCTGGCGGAACGACGACGGCGGTCTCACGTTCCGCGCGACCGGCGTCGGCGAGCCGTTCTACATCAAGTGGGGTCCGCGCAACCTCGAGTCCACGCTGCGCGACGAGGCCGAGCGAATGCGCTGGGCCGCGCGGTGGATCAGCGCGCCGACCGTGCTGGACAGCGGCGAGGACGAGACGCACGAGTGGCTGGTGACGGCGGCCCTCGACGGCCTGAGCGCCGTGGATCCCCGGTGGACGACCGAGCCCGCGACCGCCGTGCGCGCGGTGGGTGAGGCGCTGCGGGCGCTGCACGACGCGCTGCCCGTGGCCGAGTGCCCGTGGGAGTGGAGCGTGCCGTCGCGCATCGCGAACGCGGAGCGCCGGGGCATCGTGGTGCCGGAGTCGCTGCGCACTCCGCCGCCGATCGACCGCGCGGTGGTGAGCCACGGCGACGCCTGCTGCCCGAACACCCTGATCGGCACGGACGGCCGGTGGCTCGCGCACGTGGACCTCGCGCAGCTGGGCGTCGCCGACCGCTGGGCCGACATCGCCGTGGCCGCCATGAGCACCGGGTGGAACTACGGCCCGGGGTGGGAAGACGCCCTCGTCGAGGCGTACGGCCTCGAACCCGACCGGGAGCGGATGGCGTACTACCGCGACCTCTGGAACGCCACCTGACCCTCCCGGCCGGCGGCGCGCAGGTCGGGATGCGGCAACGAACTCTCGACATCTGATGTCTGATCTGGTGTCATGGGTGGGACGACCCCCCGATCAGGAGGCCTCATGCACCTCGATCCGTCGCCACCCGCTCCCGTCGCCGGGTTCGCCGAGACACTGCGGGAGGCCATCGCGGCCCGCGGCACGTCCCTCGCGCAGCTGAGCGATCGGCTCCGACGACACGGGAACCCCGTCTCGATCGCCACCCTCAGCTGCTGGCAGAACGGCACGCGGCAACCCGAGGGGGTCTGCTCGCTCGCTGCGGTCGAGGAGCTCGAGACGCTGCTCCTGCTCGACAGCGGCACCCTGCAGCGACGCATCGGACACAGCCGCCGCGCCGGACGTCCACCCAAGCCGCGGGCACCCTGCGAGGACTGGACGAGGGAGGGGCCGATCCTCGACACGTTCCGCGCGCTCGGCATCGACCCCGCGGCGTCGTTCAACACCCACTCCGTCCACGCGGTCTGCACCACCGACGCGCACGGCCTCGTCGACACCATCCACTACCGCGCGATCCTCCGGCCCCCCAGCGGACGAGCCGGCCTCATCCCGTACATCGACCTTCCCGGGGTGCCGACCGACGTGTGGCCCGAGCTGACCGCGGTGACCGGGTGCCGCGTGGTGCAGCGCCACGCGCACTCCTCGCGCATGGCGTTCGGCATGCTCCTCGCCGTCGACGATCCGCCCGAGCAGCGGCAGTCCGCGCTCATCGAGTTCACCCTGCACTACCCGCTCCCCTACCCGCGCGACCGGCTCGTGACCTACGCGAGCATGTACCGCACGCCCGAGCTGCTCCTGCACGTGGACCTCGCGCGGTCGCCGTCGCCCACCTGGATCGAAGAGGTCACGATGGTCGGCGGCGAGGAGGAGATCGTGCCGCTGCCTCCCGCGAACCGCACGGCCACCACCGTGCGCTCGGGGTTCGCGCCGGGGCTGATCGCGCTCCGCTGGGGGTACGGCTCCCGCGAAGACGGCGCCGACCCGCTACCCCTGTGACGGGCGGCGGGTCGGCGTCGGTTCCGGGCGCTCAGGCCTCCGGGTGGGCGTCGCTGGGCAGGCTGCCGTCCGCCGGCCGGCGGTCCCACGACGGACGGCGCACCGCGTAGAACACCAGGGGTGGAGCACCCAGCACCACGATCACCGCCCCCACGATCCACGGGTAGGCCGCGGGCGGGAACGCGGTGAAGCCGTCCGGCGGGATGAACGCGAGGAGGAACGCGGCCAGGCAGGCGACGAAGCCCACCCCGGCGACCAGCGGCAGCCCCTTCACCCGGTACGCGCGCTTCACGTCCGGCGCCTTCCGCCGCAGCACGAGGGCCGAGGCGAACATCAGCATGTACATGACGAGGTACAGCGCGGCGGCCATGTCGATCAGCGCGACGAAGGCCGCGCTCACGTTCGGCACGATGATGAAGATCGCCGCGAGCACCGTCACGATCGTGCCCTGCAGCATCAGGATGCCCGACTGCACGCCCGCCTTGTTCCTCTTCTGCAGCAGCGGCGGCAGCAGCCCCGTCTCCGCCGCGGCCAGCACGCCCTTCGACGGGCCGGCGACCCAGGTCACGACCGAGGCGAGGGCGCCCGCGGCGATCAGGGCCGACACCACCGCGGTGGCCCAGCCCATGCTCCAGTGGTCGAAGTACTCCCCGAACGCGAGCATGATGCCGTTCGTGAGACCGAGCTCCTTCGGCGGCACCGCGACCGCGATCGCGAGGGTCGGCAGGATGAACACGAGCAGGATGAGCGCCGCCGCGAGGAACACCGAGCGGGGGTAGCCGCGGCCGGGGTCCTTCATCTGGTTCACGTGCACCGCGTTCACCTCCATACCGGCGTAGGCCAGCACGTTCGACACGATCAGCACGATCGAGGCGAGCCCGGTGAACGGCGGGATCATCGCCGACGCCTCGAGGGGGACCTGGCTCTTCTCGCCGCTGAACACCCAGACCGCGCCGAACACGATCAGCAGCACGGCGGGCAGCAGCGTGCCGAGGATGCCGCCCCATGAGCCGAGCTTGGCGAACAGGTCGCCGCCGCGGAGGGTGACCAGCGTCGCACCCCAGTAGCAGACGATGATCACGACCGCGGTGAAGAAGCCCGAGCTCGACAGCGACGGATCCAGGAAGACGAACGCCAGCGCGCCCGCCACGAAGGCGAGCTGGGTGGGGAACCACACCACGTTCTGGATCCACTGGAGCCACACCGCGGTGAACCCCCAGCGGTTGCCGAGGGCTTCGCGCACCCAGACGTAGACGCCGCCCTTCCACCCGGTCGCGAGCTCGGCCGCCACCAGCGCCGTGGGCACCAGGAACAGGATCGCCGGGATGAGGTAGAGCATGATGCTCCCGAGGCCGTAGACCGCCATCGCCGGCAGGGAGCGCAGGCTCGCCACCACGACGAGCGTCAGCAGGGCGAGCTGCCCCACCCCCAGCACGGCCACCGCGGGCCGGGAGACGCGGGTCGACGAGGTGACGGCGGGACGGGGGGCGTGTTCGGCACCGTGTGCAGACATGACCCGCGCCTCAGTGGTGGAACGCCGAGTCGGGGTGGTCGCCCGGCATCGGCGCGGTGAGGGCGTCGAGGTGCGCGACCTCGGCGGTGATCGCGTCGAGCAGTTCGGCGGCCAGGTCCATGCTGAGGCCGTTGCGCACCACGATGCGCTGCACCGTGAGCTCCTCCAGGTCGGCGGGCATCGGGTAGGCGGGCACGAGCCAGCCGCGCATGCGCAACCGATCCTGCAGGTCGTACAGGGTCCAGTTGTCGGTATGCCCCTGCTTCAACCGCCACGCGAACACGGGGATGTCGCTGCCGTCGTTCCACAGCTCGAACGCGTCGAGCTTCGCGATGCCCGCCGACAGGAACTTCGCCACGTCCTGCGACGCCTGCTGCACCGCCCGGTACCCCTCGAAGCCGAGGCGGAGGAACAGGTAGTACTGCAGCAGCACCTGTGCGCCGGGGCGCGAGAAGTTCAGTGCGAACGTGGGCATCTCCCCGCCGAGGTAGCTGACCTGGAACACGAGGTCCTCCGGCAGCCACTGGGCGTCGCGCCACACGACCCACCCGAGTCCGGGGTACACGAGCCCGTACTTGTGGCCGGAGGTGCTGATGGAGTGCACCCGCTCCAGGCGGAAGTCCCACTCCAGGTCGGGCTGCAGGAACGGGGCGATCATCGCCCCGGAGGCGCCGTCCACGTGGATCGGGATGTCGAGCCCCGTGTTCTTCTGGATCTCGTCGAGCGCCGCCGCGATCTGCGCGACCGGCTCGTACATGCCGGTGTAGGTGACGCCCATGATCGCCACGACCCCGATCGTGTTCTCGTCGACGTACTTCTCCAGCTCGTGCCCGTCGAGCGTCTTGTGCTCCTCGCTGATCGGCACGAAGCGCGGCTCCACGTCGAAGTAGTTGCAGAACTTCTCCCAGCACACCTGCACGGCGCTCGACATCACGAGGTTCGGCGAGGAGGCGTCCTTCCCCGCGGCGCGACGCGCCTGCTGCCACCGGCGCTTGAACGCGAGCCCGCCGAGCATGCACGCCTCGGACGAGCCGATGGTGGACGTGCCGATGCTGCGGGCGGCATCCGGCGCATGCCAGAGGTTCGCGAGCATGTGCCAGCAGTTGTCCTCGATCGCGGCGGTCTGCGGGTACTCGTCCTTGTCGATCATGTTCTTGTCGAACGAGGCCATGTACACCTGCTTGGCCTCGTCGTCCATCCAGGTGCTCACGAACGTCGCGAGGTTCAGACGGGCGTTGCCGTCGAGGATGGTCTCGTCCTCGACGATCTGTTTCGCGGTCGACGGGAGCGACTCGGCGTCGGGGATCACGTGTCGCGGTGCGACCGTGGCCTCCCCCGGCCGGGTGAAGATCGGCTGACCGTCGGTGGGTGCAGTGCTCATGTGCGGAGTCCTTTCGGCTGAGTCGGCTTCTCACTCCGTTCGTCACGCTAGCCACGGCGCGTTGACGTATCTCCCGCCCCTCGCGTAAACGGGGTGAGGCTCAGGCGCCGGGACCGAGGATGAAGTTCCAGGCTCCGGTGAGCACGGCCGCCGCGACCGCGATGCCGGAGATGGCCGCGCCGACCGCGAGCAGCAGCCACTCCGCCGCCCCGAACCGCGACTCGCGCGCCCACGTGCGGCGCCCCGGCGCTCCGAACCCTCGCGCTTCCATGGCCGTGGCGAGCTTGGCGCCGCGGCGGATCGACAGCACCAGCAGCGCGAACGCCATCCCGAAGAAACGGCGCAGGCGCCCGCGGTCGGCCACCCCGCGTGCGCGCCGCGCCAGCTCGAGCGCCCGCCAGTCGTCGAGGAACAGCCCGACCATGCGCAGGCCCGCGAGCGCACCCAGCACGAACCGGGCGGGGAGGCGGAGGATCTGCCCGAGCCCGTCGGCGAGGTCGGTGGGGTCGACGGTCACGAACAGCACCACGGACGGCAGGGCGATCGCGAGCACGCGCAGCATCGTCGCCACGGCGAGGGCGAGCGAGCCCTCGCTGATGCGCAGCACGAACCAGTCCACGTACACGGTGCCGGAGGTCTCGCCGTACAGCGCGATCGTGAGCCCGGTGAGCGGCGCCGCGAGCCACACCGGCCACGTGCGCACCCAGAACTCCCGCCAGCCGATGCCCGCAAACAGGAACAGCACGAACTCGAGCGCCAGGGCTACCGCGGCCGAGACCGGGTCGAGCGTGAGGATGAGCGGCACGGCGATCAGCGCGCTCACGCCGAGCTTGGCGACCGGGTTGATGCGGGCCACCGCGCCGGTGCGGGCCTTCGCGTCGAGCAGGGTCACGGCATGCCGCCCAGGTCGAACCGGGTGGCGTGGAGGGCTCTGGCCACGTCGAGGTCGTGCGTGATCGCGACCACGGCCGACCCCTCGTCGCGCAAGGCCGCGAGCAGCGCGACCAGCTCCGCCCACGTACGCGCGTCCTGCCCGAACGTGGGCTCGTCCAGCACGAGCACCCGGGGGCGTGTGGCGATCGCGGCCGCGACCGTGAGGCGCCGCTTCTCCCCGCCGGACAGCGTGTACGGGTTCGCGGCCGCGAGACGGTCGAGGCGCAGGCGGGAGAGGAGCTCGTCGGTGCGCGCGGCGATCTCGTCCTCGGGGAGGCCGAGCGCGCGGGGGCCGACGGCGAGCTCGTCGCGCACGGTCGTGGCGAGCAGCTGATGCTCCGGCTCCTGGAACACCATGCCGACGCGGGTGAGCAGGTCGCGCGAGCTCCACCGGATGGGCGCGGGGTCGGCGCCGTCCGCGAGCTCGGGCGCGGCGACCACTGCTCCCCCCGCGGGCGGAAGGAGTCCCGCGAGCGTGAGGCCGAGCGTCGACTTGCCGGCGCCGTTGGGCCCGGTGACCGCGACGGCCTCTCCCGCGTGCACGTCGAGGTCGATGCCCGTGGCGACCGGGCGACCCTTCACCCGGGCGACCGCGAGCCCGCGCGCCGAGAGCAGCACCTCGCGGGGGGCCGTGCGCGGCGGCGGCGGGAACGCGGGCGGATGCCCGGGGACCCACACCCCGTCGTCGGCGAGCCGCTGCCCCTGCGCCCCGAGCACCTCGTGCGGAGGGCCGTCGGCGACCACGCCGCCCTCGCCGATCACGATCACGCGGGTCATGAGGGGCAGCCACACGTCGAGCCGGTGCTCCACGACCACGAGCGTGGCGGGGTGGGTGTCGAGCAGGCGCGACACCGCGTCGCGCACCTCCGCCACCCCGTGCGGGTCGAGGTTCGCGGTGGGCTCGTCGAGCAGCAGCAGTCCGGGGCGCATGGCGAGGAGTCCCGCGAGCGCGAGGCGCTGCTTCTGGCCGCCCGACAGCGCCTTGGTGGGGTGGTCGAGCGGCACGTCGAGCCCCACGGCCTCCAGGGCCGCGGTGACGCGCGGCCAGATCTCGGCGCGCGGGATGCCCAGGTTCTCGCAGCCGAAGGCGACGTCGTCGCCCACGCGTGCCAGGATCACCTGCGAGTCGGGGTCTTGCAGCACCAGTCCCGCGCGACCCCGGGTGGCGGTCGCCGCGGCGCCGTCGACGAGCAGCCGGCCCTCGCTCTCGCCCTCCTCCTCGCCGCCGAGGACGCCGGCGAGCCCGTGGAGCAGCGTCGACTTGCCCGCGCCGGATGCGCCGAGCACGAGCACGCGCTCGCCCGGCTCGATGCGGAACGACACGTCGCGCAGGGCCCAGGCGAGGCGACTCGCGTGACGCCACCCCCACCCTCGAGCCTCGACGGCGGCGGGGGTGGCCTGCTCGGCCCCCATCAGACGCGGACGCGCGCCTCGCGGCCGGAGCCGAACCGGTCGAGCGCGCCGGTCGCCGCGATGCCCCTGGCCAGAACCCACGACAGCGCCCCCGCGATCACCGCGCCGGAGACGACGGTGCTGAGCAGGTAGATCGTCGTGAACGCCGGGCCGGATCCGGCGTACCAGAGCACGAGGTTGTTGATGCCGCCCGCGAGTGCGGCGCCCGCACCGGCGAGGATCGCGACGGGCAGCGACCAGCGACGGTAGAAGAACAGCAGGAAGACGAGCTCGGCGCCGAGCCCCTGCACGAGCCCGGCCTCCAGGGTGAGGAAGCCGCCCCACTGGTTGCCGATGAGCGCCGAGACGACGGCGGCGAGCAGTTCGACGTAGATCGCGGCTCCGGCCTTGCGGATGATGAGTCCGCCGAGCACGCCCGCGAACAGCCAGGGGCCGTCGAGCAGGCCCTGCAGCCCGGGGAGCAGCGGTTCGAGGAGGGCCTTGGGGCCGAGGTAGCCGACGTTCCAGGCGAGGAAGATCAGGCCGGCGGCGACACCGAGGACACTGGCGACGACGATGTCGACGATGCGCCAGCGCAGGTAGTTGCGCGGCGCGGCCGCCGTCGAGGTCTTCGCGGATGCGGACGTGGACGTGGACGTACTCATAGGAACTCCTCCCTGCGCTGGCATGACCCAGATCAGGTTCGACGGTCGAAGCGCGATTCGCTCCCTCTCAGCCCGGCTCGCCGGACTCCCGTGGTTGTGCTGACGATCCTACCCGGTCCGCCGGTTGGCGCGTCGCCGCCCCGGCGCGGCCGATTCCCGGCCGGATTCGGTACCGTAAGCGGGTGACCGCATCCGATCCCGCCGGCGAGGCGACGGGCATCGGCGGCAACGGCCCCGCTCCGACTGCTGCCCCCTCCGACGACGCCCCCACGTCCGCGCTGCGCTCGCGGGCGCGGGCGACCACCACCCCACCGACCGGGAGCGACGACGCGGGCGACGACGACGCGCGACCCCCGGCGCGGGTTCCCGCCGCCTCCGCCGTGTCGACCTCCGGTCTCGGCGCGCTGTTCGGCGACCGTGCGCGCACCGCGACCGCGACCGATGCCTCCGCGAACGGCGCCGCGACCGGAGGCGACGCGGACGTGAGTACGGACCGCCCCGCGGCCGACGCCTCCCCCTCCTCTGATCCCGCGATCGCGTCCGTCGCGTCGGCCCCGCCCGCCGCGGACTCCGCCTCCTCGACCGACGCCGCCGCCGACGCAGGCGACGCGGACGGGAGCACCGACCGCCCCGCGGCCGACGCCTCCCCCTCCGCTGATCCCGCGATCGCGTCCGTCGCGTCGGCCCCGCCCGCCGCGGACGCCGCCTCCTCTACGATCACGGCAGCGACGCCGCCGCTGACCAAGCCGCCGTTCCGCGCGAGGGTGTCGGAGCCGGCTCCCCCGGCCGAAGACGACGATGCCGCGGTCGCCCTCCTGTCCGGTGCGGCCGCGCACTGGGCCGATGACGCGACCCCGGCGACCGCGCTGACCTGGGTGGATCCCGCCGATGTCGCGGCGCACGCTCCCGCCGTCTCGCTCGATGCCGAGCCCGAGGAAGAGACCGCCGCGGGCCTGTTCCGCGGGGCCCGGCTGCGTCCGGCCATCGCGCGCCCCGGCCTGCTCGTGCCGTTGGGCGTGCTGGCCGGGCTCGTCCTGGCCTATTCGGGCACGACGCTGCTGTGGCCGCTGCACGAGGTGCCCCCGGCGGTGGAGGCGGTGCAGTTCGAGACGACGCCCGCCACGGCCGCCGAGCTCACGTGGCCTGCGGAGGGCAGCGCGGCCGTGGGGGTCGCCGGCATGACCACGTCGGCGTCGATCCCGGATGCGGTGAGCATCGCGAGCATCACGAAGGTCGTCAGCAGCCTGATGGTGCTGGATCGGATGCCGCTCGCGCCGGGTGAGCAGGGACCGGAGTTCCGTTTCACCCGCGGCGACAGCGTGCGCTACTGGGACTATCGACGCCAGGATCAGTCGGCGCTCGACGTCCCGGTCAACGGTGTGCTCACGGAGTATCAGCTGTTGCAGGGCACGCTGCTCGGCTCGGCGAACAACTACATCGATCGGCTGGCCTCGGAGATCTGGGGGTCGAACTCCGAGTTCGCCAGGGCGGCCGAGGAGTGGCTGAGCGAGCGTGGTCTGACCGGGATCACGGTGGTGACGCCGTCGGGTTTCGATGAGCGCAACGTCGCGACGCCGGAGGCGCTGATCGCGCTGGGCGAGCTGGCCATGCGCAACCCGGTGTTCGCGGAGATCGTCGGCACCGCCTCGGTCGAGCTTCCGGGCGCGGGGACGGTCGTGAACACCAACGGCATGCTGGCCGATCCGGGCGTCGTCGGCATCAAGACCGGGACCCTGGTCGGGTGGAACCTCCTCACCGCGAAGGATGTGGAGGTGGGCGACACGACCGTGCGGCTGTTCGCGGCAGTGCTGGATCAGGCCGACGACGAGTCGCGGCTCGCGGCCACCCGCGCGCTGTTCAGTCAGGCGGAGGCGGAGCTGCAGACGGAGGAACCGGCCGTCGCCGCGGGCACGGTGGTCGGTCGCGTCACCACGATGTGGGGCGAGGAGGTGGAAGTGGTCACCGCGGAGGACGCGGACGTCGTGCTGTGGAACGGTGCCGCCGCGACCGCGACCGCCGCGTTCGACCTGGGCGAGCGACGAGAGGCCGACGACCGCGTGGGCACGCTGACCACCACCGGGCCACTCGACACGGAGGACACGGCCCTCGTGCTGCGCGAAGACGTGGAGGGCCCCAGTCCCTGGTGGCGCCTGACGCACCCGCTCGATCTGCTGGGCATCACCGTCCACACCGACTGAGCCAGGCGCCGCCGTTCACCGGCCGCGCAGACGACGACGCCCCGCTCCGAGGATCCGGAGCGGGGCGTCGTGTCGTTGGTGCGGGACCGCCGAGGTGTCAGGCGCGGGGGTCCGCGCCCTCGGCGCCGTCATCGAGCAGCGCTCGTGCG of the Microbacterium sufflavum genome contains:
- a CDS encoding energy-coupling factor transporter transmembrane component T family protein — its product is MTLLDAKARTGAVARINPVAKLGVSALIAVPLILTLDPVSAAVALALEFVLFLFAGIGWREFWVRTWPVWLAAPLTGLTIALYGETSGTVYVDWFVLRISEGSLALAVATMLRVLAIALPSVVLFVTVDPTDLADGLGQILRLPARFVLGALAGLRMVGLFLDDWRALELARRARGVADRGRLRRFFGMAFALLVLSIRRGAKLATAMEARGFGAPGRRTWARESRFGAAEWLLLAVGAAISGIAVAAAVLTGAWNFILGPGA
- a CDS encoding ABC transporter ATP-binding protein encodes the protein MGAEQATPAAVEARGWGWRHASRLAWALRDVSFRIEPGERVLVLGASGAGKSTLLHGLAGVLGGEEEGESEGRLLVDGAAATATRGRAGLVLQDPDSQVILARVGDDVAFGCENLGIPRAEIWPRVTAALEAVGLDVPLDHPTKALSGGQKQRLALAGLLAMRPGLLLLDEPTANLDPHGVAEVRDAVSRLLDTHPATLVVVEHRLDVWLPLMTRVIVIGEGGVVADGPPHEVLGAQGQRLADDGVWVPGHPPAFPPPPRTAPREVLLSARGLAVARVKGRPVATGIDLDVHAGEAVAVTGPNGAGKSTLGLTLAGLLPPAGGAVVAAPELADGADPAPIRWSSRDLLTRVGMVFQEPEHQLLATTVRDELAVGPRALGLPEDEIAARTDELLSRLRLDRLAAANPYTLSGGEKRRLTVAAAIATRPRVLVLDEPTFGQDARTWAELVALLAALRDEGSAVVAITHDLDVARALHATRFDLGGMP
- a CDS encoding ECF transporter S component, with translation MSTSTSTSASAKTSTAAAPRNYLRWRIVDIVVASVLGVAAGLIFLAWNVGYLGPKALLEPLLPGLQGLLDGPWLFAGVLGGLIIRKAGAAIYVELLAAVVSALIGNQWGGFLTLEAGLVQGLGAELVFLLFFYRRWSLPVAILAGAGAALAGGINNLVLWYAGSGPAFTTIYLLSTVVSGAVIAGALSWVLARGIAATGALDRFGSGREARVRV
- a CDS encoding D-alanyl-D-alanine carboxypeptidase family protein translates to MTASDPAGEATGIGGNGPAPTAAPSDDAPTSALRSRARATTTPPTGSDDAGDDDARPPARVPAASAVSTSGLGALFGDRARTATATDASANGAATGGDADVSTDRPAADASPSSDPAIASVASAPPAADSASSTDAAADAGDADGSTDRPAADASPSADPAIASVASAPPAADAASSTITAATPPLTKPPFRARVSEPAPPAEDDDAAVALLSGAAAHWADDATPATALTWVDPADVAAHAPAVSLDAEPEEETAAGLFRGARLRPAIARPGLLVPLGVLAGLVLAYSGTTLLWPLHEVPPAVEAVQFETTPATAAELTWPAEGSAAVGVAGMTTSASIPDAVSIASITKVVSSLMVLDRMPLAPGEQGPEFRFTRGDSVRYWDYRRQDQSALDVPVNGVLTEYQLLQGTLLGSANNYIDRLASEIWGSNSEFARAAEEWLSERGLTGITVVTPSGFDERNVATPEALIALGELAMRNPVFAEIVGTASVELPGAGTVVNTNGMLADPGVVGIKTGTLVGWNLLTAKDVEVGDTTVRLFAAVLDQADDESRLAATRALFSQAEAELQTEEPAVAAGTVVGRVTTMWGEEVEVVTAEDADVVLWNGAAATATAAFDLGERREADDRVGTLTTTGPLDTEDTALVLREDVEGPSPWWRLTHPLDLLGITVHTD